In Corynebacterium guangdongense, one DNA window encodes the following:
- a CDS encoding FAD-dependent oxidoreductase: MTTTSHGHHEAIVVGGGQAGLATAYYLLARGVDTLVLDNNMGPGGAWSMYWDTMTLLSEPAQSSLPGMAMPDVPGGLTPAHMVEYLTNYEGVFDIPVRRPVRVLHVRPAGAHFTVETDQGTWTASQVIMATGTYARPLVPHVEGTIMGQFWHVANYPGRDTFRGKKVAVVGAGNAAAQIGAELSEVAEVIWLTDTEPRLVDASLTGADYHRLIAERRDAILAGATDVPSDPAELGNIIQTPPVKAAIESGALTPTPLPETLDGLEVNHLIWATGFEPGLYPVRGLVEDGRPSVEGLHLVGYGGASGYGSDTIAGIGPWAQHTARTVAEGLGKR; encoded by the coding sequence ATGACCACCACCTCCCACGGACACCATGAAGCCATCGTCGTCGGCGGCGGGCAGGCCGGGCTGGCCACCGCCTACTACCTGCTGGCACGCGGCGTCGACACGCTCGTCCTCGACAACAACATGGGCCCCGGCGGCGCCTGGAGCATGTACTGGGACACCATGACCCTGCTCAGCGAACCCGCCCAGAGCTCCCTGCCCGGCATGGCCATGCCCGACGTCCCCGGCGGCCTGACACCCGCCCACATGGTCGAATACCTCACCAACTACGAAGGCGTCTTCGACATCCCCGTGCGTCGCCCGGTGCGGGTGCTCCACGTCAGACCCGCGGGCGCACACTTCACCGTGGAGACCGACCAGGGCACCTGGACGGCGAGCCAGGTCATCATGGCCACCGGTACCTACGCCCGCCCCCTGGTCCCCCATGTCGAGGGCACCATTATGGGCCAGTTCTGGCACGTGGCGAACTACCCGGGCCGGGACACCTTCCGCGGCAAGAAGGTCGCCGTCGTCGGCGCCGGCAACGCCGCCGCCCAGATCGGCGCGGAGCTCAGCGAGGTCGCCGAGGTCATCTGGCTCACGGACACCGAACCCCGGCTTGTCGACGCCTCCCTCACCGGCGCCGACTACCACCGCCTGATCGCCGAGCGCCGCGACGCGATCCTGGCCGGCGCCACCGACGTCCCCTCCGACCCGGCCGAGCTGGGCAATATCATCCAGACCCCGCCGGTCAAGGCGGCGATCGAATCCGGCGCGCTGACGCCGACCCCGCTGCCGGAGACCCTGGACGGGCTCGAGGTCAACCACCTGATCTGGGCCACCGGTTTCGAGCCGGGCCTGTACCCGGTGCGGGGCCTGGTCGAGGACGGGAGGCCGAGCGTCGAGGGGCTGCACCTGGTCGGCTACGGCGGGGCCTCCGGCTACGGCTCCGACACCATCGCCGGCATCGGCCCGTGGGCGCAGCACACCGCACGGACGGTGGCCGAGGGCCTGGGCAAGCGCTAG
- a CDS encoding cupin: protein MKEKIANALATARAAENGRYAKLLVSDGPLRQTVIALRKGTQLQEHNAPPAASILVFEGQVTVNADDEVSMGPGDLYGLTHRRHSVTAEDDSVFLLTTVTNVPGQESHSG, encoded by the coding sequence ATGAAAGAGAAAATCGCCAACGCCCTGGCCACCGCCCGCGCCGCCGAGAACGGCCGCTACGCCAAACTCCTGGTCAGCGACGGCCCGCTGCGCCAGACCGTCATCGCCCTGCGCAAGGGCACGCAGCTGCAGGAGCACAACGCTCCGCCGGCCGCGTCCATCCTGGTCTTCGAAGGCCAGGTCACGGTCAATGCCGACGACGAGGTGTCCATGGGGCCCGGCGACCTCTACGGGCTGACCCATCGGCGCCACTCGGTGACCGCGGAGGACGACTCGGTGTTCCTGCTGACCACGGTCACCAACGTGCCGGGGCAGGAGTCCCACTCGGGCTAG
- a CDS encoding gluconokinase: MSETKKVPTMAVRRKEASGPYVLGVDVGSTASRGGLYDSTGRPVKGSKQRIAHEFISDYDGTSAIDADQVVSECREVIEGIVAFAESAGLRIEGVAMDSFASSLVLVDAQGNALTSAITYADSRCAKYVGVLREQIDESAYHRRTGVRLHTSYHPARLAWLKAERPELLEKTATVMTIGEYVYLKLGGVRGIATSTAAWSGVLNLQTGLIDAEILDAVGVSPDLFDEVRTPQDPAFPTETAWAALNDIAWFHAIPDGWPSNVGPGAVDETTVAVAAATSGAMRVILPTIPETVQEGLWCYRLDDSHAILGGAINDVGRALAWLENVIAPVDPDALRERLAGDPDPETPHGLPFFSGERATGWAADAKAALTGISNDTTALDVWYGVIESIAISYERIWEQLDAAGAAATRVIASGSVTTEYPTWLQVLANTLGVDVIPLEMKRATLRGTALIALDVLDPGGERAVPPFGEPFTYRPEHEEYYAAVRAEFEGTYEALVD; this comes from the coding sequence ATGAGTGAGACGAAGAAGGTCCCGACAATGGCGGTCCGTCGGAAGGAGGCCAGCGGCCCCTACGTCCTCGGCGTCGACGTCGGGTCGACCGCCTCGCGCGGCGGTCTCTACGATTCCACCGGCCGCCCGGTCAAGGGCTCCAAGCAGCGGATCGCCCACGAGTTCATCTCCGACTACGACGGCACCTCCGCCATCGACGCCGACCAGGTCGTCTCGGAGTGCCGCGAGGTCATCGAGGGGATCGTGGCGTTCGCGGAGTCCGCTGGCCTGCGGATCGAGGGCGTGGCCATGGATTCCTTCGCCTCCAGCCTCGTGCTTGTCGACGCCCAGGGCAACGCCCTGACCAGCGCCATCACCTACGCCGACTCGCGCTGCGCCAAGTACGTCGGCGTGCTGCGCGAGCAGATCGACGAGTCCGCCTACCACCGGCGCACCGGCGTGCGACTGCACACCAGTTACCACCCGGCGCGACTGGCGTGGCTGAAGGCGGAGCGTCCGGAGCTGCTGGAGAAGACCGCCACCGTCATGACCATCGGCGAGTACGTCTATCTCAAGCTGGGCGGGGTGCGCGGCATCGCCACCTCGACGGCCGCCTGGTCGGGGGTGCTCAACCTGCAGACGGGGCTGATCGACGCCGAAATTCTCGACGCGGTGGGCGTGAGCCCCGACCTCTTCGACGAGGTGCGAACCCCCCAGGACCCCGCCTTCCCGACGGAGACCGCCTGGGCGGCGCTCAATGACATCGCCTGGTTCCACGCCATCCCGGACGGGTGGCCGTCCAACGTCGGCCCGGGGGCGGTCGACGAGACCACCGTCGCCGTCGCCGCCGCCACGTCGGGGGCGATGCGCGTCATCTTGCCGACCATTCCCGAGACGGTGCAGGAGGGGCTGTGGTGCTACCGTCTCGACGACTCCCACGCCATCCTCGGTGGCGCGATCAATGACGTCGGCCGCGCCCTCGCCTGGCTGGAGAACGTCATCGCCCCGGTCGATCCCGATGCTCTCCGGGAGCGCCTGGCCGGGGACCCGGACCCCGAGACCCCGCACGGGCTGCCCTTCTTCTCCGGTGAGCGCGCCACCGGCTGGGCCGCCGATGCGAAGGCCGCCCTGACCGGCATCAGCAACGACACCACCGCGCTGGACGTCTGGTATGGGGTGATCGAGTCCATCGCCATCAGCTACGAACGCATCTGGGAGCAGTTGGACGCCGCCGGCGCCGCGGCCACCCGGGTCATCGCCTCCGGCAGCGTGACCACGGAGTACCCGACCTGGCTGCAGGTCCTGGCCAACACCCTCGGCGTCGACGTGATCCCGCTGGAGATGAAGCGTGCCACCCTGCGCGGCACCGCCCTCATCGCGCTCGACGTCCTGGATCCGGGCGGGGAGCGGGCGGTCCCGCCCTTCGGCGAGCCCTTCACGTACCGTCCCGAGCACGAGGAGTACTACGCGGCGGTGCGTGCGGAATTCGAGGGGACCTACGAGGCCCTTGTCGATTAA
- a CDS encoding acrylyl-CoA reductase family protein, producing MTSTVIRTENAVEIVETLPEHAGSGAHTIHATHSSLNYKDAMALAGDRGVVRNFPIVPGIDVVGTLAGDPDTLVTVNGAGLGERRHGGYTPLVNVDEYTVVPPVFDAYQAAAIGTAGYTAALSVNALRTVVSPGDGPVLVTGATGGVGSVAILLLRSLGYEVHALSGRVAEHGDWLRSLGASEVLDRAEFSEPGRPLQKGRFAGVVDAVGSHTLVNAIAQVTWGGAVTACGMAQGADLPGSVLPFILRGVSLLGINSVDAPARLRDEAWVLLAEHLDVDKLHVETVGLAEVEAAGADLLAGKRHGRTVVTL from the coding sequence ATGACTTCCACAGTAATTCGTACCGAGAACGCCGTCGAGATCGTCGAGACCCTCCCCGAGCACGCCGGCAGCGGCGCCCACACCATCCACGCCACCCACTCCTCACTGAACTACAAGGACGCGATGGCCCTGGCCGGTGACCGCGGCGTCGTCCGGAACTTCCCGATCGTGCCCGGCATCGACGTCGTGGGCACGCTGGCCGGTGACCCGGACACCCTGGTCACCGTCAACGGCGCCGGCCTCGGCGAGCGCCGCCACGGCGGCTACACCCCGCTGGTCAACGTCGACGAGTACACCGTCGTGCCCCCGGTGTTCGACGCATACCAGGCCGCCGCGATCGGCACCGCCGGCTACACGGCGGCGCTGTCGGTCAACGCCCTGCGCACGGTGGTCTCCCCCGGCGACGGGCCGGTGCTGGTCACCGGCGCCACCGGCGGCGTCGGTTCGGTGGCGATTCTGCTGCTGCGCTCTCTCGGCTACGAGGTCCACGCCCTGAGCGGCCGGGTGGCGGAGCACGGCGACTGGCTGCGCTCCCTGGGCGCGTCCGAGGTACTGGACCGCGCCGAGTTCTCCGAGCCGGGCAGGCCGCTGCAGAAGGGCCGTTTCGCCGGCGTGGTGGACGCCGTCGGCTCGCACACCCTGGTCAACGCGATCGCCCAGGTGACCTGGGGCGGAGCAGTGACGGCGTGCGGGATGGCGCAGGGCGCCGACCTGCCGGGCAGCGTCCTGCCCTTCATCCTGCGCGGAGTGTCGCTGCTGGGCATCAACTCCGTGGACGCCCCCGCGCGGCTGCGGGACGAGGCCTGGGTCCTGCTGGCCGAGCACCTCGACGTCGACAAGCTGCACGTGGAAACGGTCGGCCTGGCCGAGGTCGAGGCCGCGGGCGCCGACCTGCTGGCCGGAAAGCGTCACGGCCGCACCGTTGTGACGCTCTAG
- a CDS encoding DUF368 domain-containing protein yields MSQHHRQSPAQSAPPVIDAVVNALRGFLIGVVELIPGVSGGTVALVVGVYERALAAIGDAIGVVRPVAKGEGVQVSARFRALDWLLILPAGAAMVFAVFAMAGPLTAFVTDYEQTARSLFFGMVAVSVSVPLSMVYRPDLTSKPWVWLLFVLGAVLAFIGTGFTAAPVEQLNAPIVFFAAMVAVTALMLPGLSGSFLLLALGLYAPVMGAVAERDWAVIGTFVAGALLGVALFARVLRWLLDKHRTVALVTMAGLMVGSLRALWPWQDADANLLLPASGAELAISLLWVAVGGAVVGLMLVAERRLRHFSGTRHVIAEEAH; encoded by the coding sequence ATGTCCCAGCACCACCGCCAGTCGCCCGCCCAGTCAGCGCCACCCGTGATCGACGCGGTCGTGAACGCGCTCCGAGGATTTCTGATCGGGGTGGTGGAACTCATCCCGGGGGTCTCGGGCGGCACGGTCGCCCTGGTCGTCGGCGTCTATGAGCGGGCGCTCGCGGCGATCGGCGATGCCATCGGCGTCGTCAGGCCGGTGGCGAAGGGGGAGGGAGTGCAGGTCAGCGCGCGGTTCCGCGCCCTGGACTGGCTGCTCATCCTCCCCGCCGGTGCCGCCATGGTGTTCGCGGTCTTCGCGATGGCGGGTCCGCTGACCGCCTTCGTCACGGACTACGAGCAGACCGCCCGTTCCCTGTTCTTCGGCATGGTGGCGGTGTCCGTCTCAGTGCCGCTGTCGATGGTCTACCGCCCGGATCTGACGTCGAAGCCGTGGGTGTGGCTCCTCTTCGTCCTCGGCGCGGTCCTGGCGTTCATCGGTACCGGCTTCACGGCCGCGCCGGTGGAGCAGCTCAACGCGCCGATCGTCTTTTTCGCGGCGATGGTCGCGGTGACCGCGCTCATGCTGCCCGGCCTGTCCGGGTCCTTCCTGCTGCTGGCGCTGGGACTCTATGCCCCGGTCATGGGCGCCGTCGCGGAGCGGGACTGGGCCGTGATCGGCACCTTCGTCGCCGGGGCGCTGCTCGGCGTCGCGCTCTTCGCCCGCGTCCTGCGCTGGCTGCTGGACAAGCACCGCACCGTCGCCCTGGTGACCATGGCGGGCCTGATGGTCGGCTCGCTGCGGGCGCTGTGGCCCTGGCAGGACGCCGACGCGAACCTGCTGCTCCCGGCGAGCGGCGCGGAGCTGGCGATCTCCCTGCTCTGGGTGGCCGTCGGCGGCGCCGTCGTCGGACTCATGCTGGTGGCCGAACGTCGCCTGCGGCACTTCTCCGGCACCCGCCACGTGATCGCCGAGGAGGCGCACTAG
- a CDS encoding NAD(P)-dependent oxidoreductase → MTQKIGIIGATGKAGSAVTAEALRRGHQVTALVRDAEKARALGDVEVHVVDALRLTSDDIVGLDALVNAFGTAPEQAEQHIEVTRNLIEAARELGPNSPRLLFILGAGSLRTAEGGLFVEEIRWMPGAEHWISIPENQLKQLDYLRGVEDVDWVGVSPQSLFVEGAATEPVLGVDEIILAADGESHTTTGTMAVALLDEIEDQRHSRTRFTVSDR, encoded by the coding sequence ATGACACAAAAAATTGGCATCATCGGCGCGACCGGCAAGGCCGGCAGCGCCGTCACGGCGGAGGCGCTCAGGCGCGGCCACCAGGTCACCGCACTGGTCCGGGACGCGGAGAAGGCCCGCGCGCTCGGTGACGTGGAGGTCCACGTCGTTGACGCGCTGAGACTGACCTCCGACGACATCGTCGGTCTCGACGCGCTGGTCAACGCCTTCGGAACCGCGCCGGAGCAGGCGGAACAGCACATCGAGGTCACCCGCAACCTCATCGAAGCGGCCCGGGAGCTCGGCCCGAACTCCCCGCGCCTGCTCTTCATCCTCGGCGCGGGCTCACTACGCACTGCCGAGGGCGGCCTCTTCGTCGAAGAGATCCGCTGGATGCCGGGCGCCGAGCACTGGATTTCCATCCCGGAGAACCAGCTCAAGCAGCTCGATTATCTCCGCGGCGTCGAGGACGTCGACTGGGTCGGGGTCTCCCCGCAGAGCCTCTTCGTGGAGGGGGCGGCCACCGAGCCGGTGCTCGGCGTCGACGAGATCATCCTCGCCGCCGACGGCGAGTCCCACACCACCACGGGCACGATGGCGGTCGCACTGCTGGACGAGATCGAGGACCAGCGCCATTCGAGGACCCGCTTCACCGTCTCGGACAGGTAG